A stretch of Burkholderia sp. HI2500 DNA encodes these proteins:
- a CDS encoding AraC family transcriptional regulator, with protein MEIDARTPPLQRITPDHDPRLPARSPTARLAALIAAYAPHDGTFELPVRGMRIGRASASPPPWNHGVHHACLSIVGQGAKSTRVGDDTYVTDESRMMVATADLPVTGRVIRANPAEPFLYVQLDLDPDRIAALTPRVFPHGLPKAADYSALDTHDTPPEIVDAVVRLMQLIAHPDDIDLLAPLIVDEILIRLLRGPSGARVAQVGQADSTTQRISRAVAWIRDHYLDPMTVESLARQVDMSPSTFHYHFRAVTSMSPLQCQKVLRLQEARRLMCLSAMDARQACRSVGYVSASQFSREYARLFGDAPGRDVLKLRDEAVPLSRVAP; from the coding sequence ATGGAAATCGACGCCCGAACGCCGCCGCTTCAGCGCATCACGCCCGATCACGACCCTCGGTTGCCGGCGCGGTCGCCCACGGCCCGGCTCGCCGCGCTGATCGCCGCTTATGCACCGCACGACGGCACGTTCGAGCTCCCGGTACGTGGCATGCGCATCGGGCGTGCGTCCGCGTCGCCACCGCCCTGGAACCATGGCGTGCACCACGCGTGCCTGAGCATCGTCGGGCAAGGTGCGAAATCGACGCGGGTCGGCGACGACACCTACGTGACCGACGAATCGCGGATGATGGTCGCGACAGCGGACCTGCCCGTCACCGGCCGCGTGATACGCGCGAACCCGGCCGAGCCGTTCCTTTACGTGCAACTCGATCTCGACCCGGACCGCATCGCGGCACTCACGCCGCGCGTGTTTCCGCACGGGCTGCCGAAAGCCGCCGACTACAGCGCGCTCGACACGCACGATACGCCGCCTGAAATCGTCGACGCCGTCGTGCGCCTGATGCAATTGATCGCGCACCCCGACGACATCGACCTGCTCGCGCCGCTGATCGTCGACGAAATCCTCATCCGGCTGCTGCGGGGCCCGTCGGGTGCGCGCGTCGCGCAGGTCGGCCAGGCCGATTCGACGACGCAGCGCATCTCGCGCGCCGTCGCCTGGATACGCGACCACTACCTCGACCCGATGACGGTCGAATCGCTTGCGCGGCAGGTGGACATGAGCCCGTCGACCTTCCATTACCACTTCCGTGCGGTCACGTCGATGAGCCCGTTGCAATGCCAGAAGGTGTTGCGGCTGCAGGAGGCACGCCGCCTGATGTGCCTGTCGGCGATGGATGCGCGGCAGGCGTGCCGCAGTGTCGGCTATGTGAGCGCGTCGCAGTTCAGCCGCGAATACGCGCGCCTGTTCGGCGATGCGCCGGGCCGCGATGTGCTGAAGCTGCGCGACGAAGCGGTGCCGTTGTCGCGCGTCGCGCCGTAG